Proteins encoded together in one Candidatus Zixiibacteriota bacterium window:
- the mraZ gene encoding division/cell wall cluster transcriptional repressor MraZ: protein MDGFFGQFNVVMDEKGRISLPSRLRPSVQTGETEPDSFILTKGLDNCLALYPYKQWELIQRRLDTVSFTRRDFRFFTRLLHSMAVQVSLDRQGRLLIPSHLQKEASLKRDVLVIGAYRWVEFWDPEIHRNYVAGYGQSYEEVAEKLFDIDDRQQE from the coding sequence GTGGATGGCTTCTTTGGTCAATTCAATGTGGTGATGGACGAGAAGGGGAGAATCTCTCTTCCTTCGCGTTTGCGGCCATCGGTACAGACCGGAGAGACGGAGCCGGATTCATTTATACTGACCAAGGGACTGGATAACTGTCTCGCCTTATATCCCTATAAGCAATGGGAGCTGATTCAGCGACGGCTGGATACAGTTAGTTTTACCCGAAGAGATTTTAGATTTTTTACCCGCCTGCTTCACTCCATGGCCGTCCAGGTTTCTTTGGATCGTCAGGGAAGGCTCTTAATCCCTTCACACCTTCAGAAGGAAGCCTCACTCAAGAGGGACGTTCTTGTCATAGGGGCTTACCGCTGGGTCGAGTTTTGGGACCCTGAAATCCATAGGAATTATGTAGCCGGATATGGCCAGAGTTATGAAGAGGTAGCCGAAAAGCTCTTTGACATTGACGACCGGCAGCAGGAATGA
- the rsmH gene encoding 16S rRNA (cytosine(1402)-N(4))-methyltransferase RsmH, whose amino-acid sequence MTTGSRNEFFHRPVLADEAVNLLLTRPDGIYVDLTCGGGGHLRLLAERLQPSAVILGIDRDPEALLAARENLKSLSLKIELKNSTFGRLDELLAMVGIKEVDGILIDLGLSSHQIDTAGRGFSFMKDGPLDMRMDSRANLTAAGVVNEYSEARLANIFREYGEERRAARLARVVHEARARQKIMTTLQLVAILKPHLPPRDMNASLARLFQALRIEVNRELEELETVLPKMLRALRSGGRAVVISYHSLEDRRVKRFFAQESRDCLCPPRIPVCVCGHKATVRLLTRKAVKPSSEEISVNRRAQSARLRAVEKL is encoded by the coding sequence TTGACGACCGGCAGCAGGAATGAATTTTTTCATCGCCCGGTTTTGGCTGATGAGGCGGTGAACTTACTTCTCACTCGCCCCGATGGCATCTATGTTGATTTGACTTGTGGCGGGGGAGGACACCTGCGATTGCTGGCGGAGCGGCTGCAACCGTCGGCCGTCATTCTCGGCATTGACCGCGACCCCGAGGCGCTTTTAGCCGCCCGGGAAAATCTGAAATCTCTTTCACTGAAAATAGAATTAAAAAATTCAACCTTTGGACGTTTGGACGAACTGCTCGCCATGGTCGGCATCAAAGAAGTTGACGGTATCCTGATCGATTTGGGGCTTTCCTCTCATCAGATTGATACCGCCGGCCGCGGATTTTCTTTTATGAAAGATGGACCGCTGGATATGAGGATGGATTCCCGAGCCAATTTGACCGCGGCGGGAGTGGTCAACGAATATTCTGAAGCGAGATTAGCCAATATTTTCCGGGAATATGGCGAGGAGAGACGGGCGGCGCGGCTTGCCCGCGTCGTTCATGAGGCGCGCGCCAGGCAGAAGATTATGACCACTCTCCAGCTGGTGGCAATCCTCAAGCCGCATCTGCCTCCCCGGGATATGAATGCTTCCCTGGCGCGGCTCTTTCAGGCTTTGCGAATAGAGGTCAATCGGGAACTGGAGGAGCTCGAAACAGTTCTTCCCAAAATGCTTCGGGCACTTCGCTCCGGAGGGCGCGCCGTGGTGATTTCCTATCACTCGCTGGAGGATAGAAGAGTCAAGCGCTTTTTCGCCCAGGAATCCCGCGACTGCCTCTGCCCGCCTCGGATTCCGGTCTGCGTATGCGGTCATAAAGCGACTGTCCGGCTGCTCACCAGGAAAGCGGTAAAACCGTCAAGTGAAGAAATCAGCGTAAACCGTCGCGCCCAGTCGGCCCGTCTCCGCGCCGTGGAGAAACTATAG
- a CDS encoding penicillin-binding transpeptidase domain-containing protein, translating to MLVFRLVKIQLVYGDNYSEIALRQSTGRREIPAPRGVIYDRFGRELAINVQKYSLFAHAENTTEINRIHTYLESLLGKPRSHSRRTYSLEPKKFAWLERRFPDSLAKQVEKDTVRGLYIDPCIGRSYPYLGVGKQLLGWTNIDGKGVAGMEFSFDTLLAGRPGYSEYLRDGQRNTYRLRHLSQIPPVPGKSITLTVDWNLQEIVEDELKKGVEKYQALEGNALFIDCHTGEILAAADFVASGKNDAVKLRAISNRFEPGSVFKVFTAAALLDENLVDLSERINCENGVWKVNGRLLRDDKKHGLLNLREIIERSSNIGTAKLALRLGADRLYETARRFGFGQRYYVGLPGEEAGVINHPQRAPGQKIETSKKKKPKPAEYNIAALSIGHSISVTALQLANAVAAIANGGTLYRPKIIKAITTHDGKILEQAEIEKIATVMKASSAEILRSYMKGVVDTGTARPVKSEIVTIAGKTGTAEVVDTISGGYKKNKFVASFLGFFPYESPRVAGVVILHEPEPIHYGGYTAGPIFKQIAERYSNTRIEQFKPDNKIIAAPSAPEFQSIPDFVGHEVTQALSLAKKRGLELVMNATRGVIAWQFPPAGRKIAGGGKVAVGVECHDADSLVMADLTGLNLRTAVSFLDFLGYEYDIEGDGMVVRHEPPPGEILSDSTRFLLICGKGIMDADSTEKSN from the coding sequence TTGTTAGTTTTTCGGCTGGTCAAAATTCAGTTAGTTTATGGCGATAACTACAGCGAGATTGCCCTTCGCCAGAGCACCGGACGCCGCGAGATACCGGCGCCGCGGGGAGTTATCTACGACCGTTTTGGACGGGAACTGGCAATCAATGTCCAGAAATACTCGCTTTTTGCTCATGCCGAGAATACCACTGAGATAAACCGTATTCATACCTATCTTGAATCCCTTCTGGGAAAACCGCGGAGTCATTCCCGCCGGACTTATTCTCTTGAGCCGAAAAAATTCGCCTGGCTGGAGAGACGGTTTCCTGACTCGCTAGCCAAACAGGTTGAAAAAGATACGGTGCGCGGTCTTTATATAGACCCCTGTATCGGCCGCAGCTATCCTTATCTGGGCGTCGGCAAACAGTTGCTGGGGTGGACCAATATTGACGGCAAGGGGGTTGCCGGTATGGAGTTCAGTTTTGATACCCTGCTTGCCGGTCGCCCCGGCTACTCCGAATACCTTCGGGACGGGCAGCGCAACACCTATCGGCTGCGGCATCTGTCGCAGATTCCGCCGGTGCCGGGGAAATCGATTACTCTGACCGTTGACTGGAATCTGCAGGAAATAGTTGAGGATGAACTGAAAAAAGGGGTTGAGAAGTACCAGGCGCTGGAAGGAAATGCGCTGTTTATCGATTGTCATACCGGTGAGATTCTTGCCGCGGCCGATTTTGTCGCCAGCGGCAAGAATGATGCCGTCAAACTGCGCGCCATCAGCAACAGGTTTGAGCCCGGTTCCGTGTTCAAAGTCTTCACCGCTGCGGCGCTTCTGGATGAGAACCTGGTTGACCTTTCCGAGCGAATCAATTGCGAAAACGGCGTCTGGAAAGTGAATGGGCGGCTTCTGCGCGACGACAAGAAGCATGGGCTTCTCAATCTGCGGGAAATTATCGAACGCTCCAGCAATATCGGTACCGCTAAACTGGCGCTGCGTCTGGGCGCCGACCGGCTATACGAAACCGCCCGCCGATTCGGTTTCGGTCAAAGATATTATGTGGGACTGCCCGGCGAAGAAGCTGGCGTTATCAATCATCCGCAACGGGCGCCGGGGCAGAAAATAGAGACAAGCAAAAAGAAAAAGCCGAAACCGGCGGAATACAATATTGCCGCTCTCTCTATCGGGCATTCAATTTCTGTAACGGCGCTGCAACTTGCCAATGCCGTCGCCGCTATCGCCAACGGCGGAACTCTTTACCGCCCCAAAATCATCAAGGCGATTACTACTCACGACGGCAAGATTCTTGAGCAGGCGGAAATTGAAAAAATCGCTACCGTGATGAAAGCCTCCAGCGCCGAGATACTCCGCTCCTATATGAAGGGCGTGGTCGATACCGGAACCGCCCGACCGGTCAAATCGGAAATCGTTACTATCGCCGGCAAAACCGGAACGGCCGAGGTGGTAGACACTATCTCGGGCGGCTACAAGAAAAACAAGTTTGTCGCCTCCTTTCTCGGCTTCTTCCCGTACGAATCCCCCCGCGTCGCCGGAGTAGTGATTTTACACGAACCGGAACCGATTCATTATGGAGGGTACACTGCCGGACCGATTTTTAAACAGATCGCGGAGCGGTATTCTAATACCCGAATCGAGCAGTTTAAGCCTGACAACAAAATCATTGCGGCGCCATCTGCGCCGGAGTTCCAGTCTATACCGGATTTTGTGGGACACGAGGTCACCCAGGCGTTGAGCTTGGCAAAAAAACGGGGTCTGGAACTGGTTATGAATGCGACCCGCGGGGTAATTGCCTGGCAGTTTCCTCCTGCCGGTCGGAAAATCGCCGGCGGAGGAAAAGTGGCGGTGGGAGTAGAGTGTCATGACGCTGATTCTCTGGTGATGGCTGATTTGACCGGTCTAAACCTGCGAACGGCGGTCTCTTTTCTGGACTTCCTGGGGTATGAATATGATATCGAAGGAGATGGAATGGTGGTGCGGCATGAGCCGCCTCCGGGAGAAATCCTGTCGGACAGCACCCGCTTTCTCCTGATTTGCGGCAAGGGAATAATGGATGCGGATTCTACTGAAAAATCTAATTAA
- a CDS encoding UDP-N-acetylmuramoyl-L-alanyl-D-glutamate--2,6-diaminopimelate ligase, protein MRILLKNLIKSVREVQLLGRDDIVISGIEYDSRRVQPGMLFAAVPGFKSDGRKFIEQAIASGAVAVLSDSPVNLQIPVLVAASVRQALSDIAAAFYGFPGHQLESVGTTGTNGKSTSVAAIRHILEKAGKKTGMINSLTYDTGLRQYKADRTTPESLDMQRYLYEMKEAGCTHASLEVSSHALVLHRVENIDFKVGLYTNFSRDHLDFHNTMEEYLAAKKLFLKKLRGENKVVVINRDVPEYVAFIPDAECRVITYSAAGEKADILIHDANLTANHSTFELLMPSGTAKISTRLLGRYNLANMAGAAAAAFALGIPTATIAAALETLEPVPGRFRPIIAGQPFSILVDYAHTPDAIERLCLSAREITRGRLIILFGCGGDRDKGKRPIMGKAATRHSDFAVVTSDNPRTEDPMKIIEDILPGLNGDNYVVVPDRREAIRKVVKMAQPGDTILLAGKGAEDYQEIGAQKFPYDDTTEATAALAEIGFKG, encoded by the coding sequence ATGCGGATTCTACTGAAAAATCTAATTAAGTCGGTTCGCGAAGTGCAACTGCTCGGTCGGGATGATATCGTTATCAGCGGTATTGAGTACGACTCCCGAAGAGTTCAGCCCGGGATGCTCTTTGCGGCAGTCCCGGGGTTCAAGTCCGATGGCCGCAAATTCATCGAGCAGGCTATCGCCAGCGGCGCCGTTGCCGTCCTCTCCGATTCGCCTGTCAATCTTCAGATACCGGTACTGGTTGCCGCATCTGTTCGCCAAGCCCTGTCGGATATCGCCGCCGCATTCTACGGCTTTCCCGGACATCAGCTGGAGTCTGTCGGGACGACCGGCACCAACGGCAAGAGCACATCGGTGGCGGCTATCCGGCATATCCTGGAAAAAGCCGGTAAGAAGACCGGTATGATAAATTCCCTGACCTACGATACCGGTTTGCGGCAATACAAAGCGGACCGGACCACTCCTGAGTCGCTTGATATGCAGCGGTATCTGTATGAGATGAAGGAAGCCGGATGCACCCATGCCTCACTGGAGGTCTCTTCACACGCACTGGTGCTTCATCGCGTTGAAAATATCGATTTCAAGGTTGGCCTCTACACCAATTTCAGCCGCGACCACCTTGATTTTCATAACACGATGGAAGAATACCTGGCGGCAAAAAAGTTATTCTTGAAGAAACTGAGGGGAGAGAATAAGGTCGTGGTTATCAATCGGGATGTTCCGGAATATGTCGCTTTTATTCCTGATGCCGAATGCCGGGTAATAACCTACTCGGCGGCGGGAGAAAAGGCCGACATTTTGATTCATGATGCGAACCTTACGGCAAATCATTCTACTTTCGAATTGCTGATGCCGTCCGGTACCGCTAAAATTTCGACCCGTCTATTAGGACGGTACAACCTTGCCAATATGGCGGGTGCCGCCGCGGCGGCGTTTGCGCTGGGCATTCCGACGGCAACGATTGCAGCAGCCCTGGAGACTCTGGAGCCGGTACCGGGACGGTTCCGCCCAATTATCGCCGGACAGCCTTTCTCCATTCTGGTCGATTATGCGCATACTCCCGACGCCATCGAGCGCCTCTGTCTTTCCGCCCGGGAAATAACGCGCGGCCGCTTGATAATCCTCTTTGGTTGCGGCGGCGACCGGGACAAAGGGAAACGACCGATAATGGGCAAAGCGGCAACACGGCATTCCGACTTTGCCGTGGTGACTTCCGATAATCCCCGCACCGAAGACCCGATGAAAATCATTGAGGATATTCTTCCCGGCTTGAACGGCGACAATTACGTGGTTGTGCCGGACCGACGGGAAGCAATTCGGAAAGTTGTCAAGATGGCGCAGCCAGGCGATACCATTCTTCTCGCCGGCAAAGGAGCCGAAGACTATCAGGAAATTGGCGCGCAGAAATTTCCTTATGATGATACCACGGAGGCAACCGCCGCTCTGGCGGAAATAGGATTCAAGGGATGA